From the genome of Carassius gibelio isolate Cgi1373 ecotype wild population from Czech Republic chromosome A18, carGib1.2-hapl.c, whole genome shotgun sequence:
TTATTAACACAACTTGTACTTGTATTTGGGGGGTGCATTGATATCTGTTTCTACTGACCCGTTTTATAACGCAGGGCTTCTTACAGAAGTAACAAGAGAAGTCACATTTTCTACTGACAGAACAaactgaaaatattcaaatgtggaaaaaaaatcattttcagctCAAGTAGTCCAATGTTAAGAGGTTTCCATCTTATATCCATGTTTTTCAAGCTCCGCTCTAAAAGATGGGAAAAATTGGAGCAAAAAAAGTTAAACCGTGCAATAACTcacaaaacaaatacagaaaatattcaagttgtaaaattacatttttgacattacattttcataataTTAAGAACATTTGTATTACCATTACTTTAAGTTCAACGATATCCATACTATAGTATTAtagatattttttgttcatattttgattttttttttcagttttaattttcacgttaaagttttactaattttgtgtttgccatttaaaatgtcttatatatatatatatatatatatatatatatatatatatatatatatatatatatatatatagatatatttttttttttttttttttttttacttttacttcagcTTAAGTTATAGTTAGCTCCAGtttagttatttcattattttagtacatcatcaagagaaactaaatgaaaatgaagtaCTGTTGCCTtgtcaactagctgaaataaaatgtgttttagttaAGTTTAATAACCCTAATTATAACATACTGACTATAATTGGTTTCCAATAAGAAAACACTTTCGACCAAATATCGTGAGTCTCTCCTCCTTTACCACACGTTCACTAGCCCAACCATTTCCAGTGCTGGAAATCAAATCGATTTCATGAGCGATATCAATAGATTTATAGTTTTAATAGAATCCGAATAGAGAAATTAATGCATCTACcttttttaacttaaaatacaAGAATATTAAATGGCTGTATTTTCTGTAATCAGGTTCTCACACATAGGAAAGTTCATAAATGTGGTTTGAGGCCGCCATGAGTTTTGGTTAGCCATTGGACTATGAGATCTCTTAGGGACTGTTTTCTTCTAAATgagtttaaccaaaaaaaaaaattccttagaAACAATGTCGGTTTCACAGGGACTGTAATTCGGTTTCACATACAATGTAATTGTATGTCTAACAGGATTCATTATTCGTGAATTTAGATTAGACTAGTATACTCCAGAGCTACAAGGTGTTCTCCACTTCATATGAATAATCACACAAATTCAGAATGTGAAACCTACCTCAGCTGATTAGAAAAGTCATCCTCTACATTGTCATCATCCCAGTTATCTTCCCAAACATGAGCGTCCTCATCTTCATCCAGGCCCGTCCAGTCTGGGAATGACACACCAGTTCAGTGACGCTGATGATGATTTAGATGGGCCCGATACAGCACGagctccacaaacacacacagtcacacagcgTGAGACTACTATCGAGagtaatactactaataaaaaactGGTCATAAACTACATTCTATACGTGCAAAAGTTATTCTTGATTTGAAATTACTGAgcaaatatgaaattattaatggaaACATTATACAACTACATTGGGTTTCAAGGTGCTAAAAATGCTAACTGCTAATGATGCTTAGCAATACTGTTGTTGTTTCTTTACGTCTGTGGAACAAGCAGCGCCGATAGactttttatgaaattaaacatgtcagattcattatttcattcatgtcttttcaaacGCGACAAACCGACCATGTAACAGTTATTGTATAAACTGAAGAATGTTTTGTCGGTTAGCTTAGCAATGCTAGCTGAGTCACTGTGgtgttgtttgtatttatttacccgTAAACTGACTAAAGAGCGCATTTCTAATCAAAACAGTAATCATTTTCAGTTCACTCA
Proteins encoded in this window:
- the LOC127934068 gene encoding 26S proteasome complex subunit SEM1, which codes for MSEKKQTVDLGLLEEDDEFEEFPAEDWTGLDEDEDAHVWEDNWDDDNVEDDFSNQLRAELEKHGYKMETS